A window from Bufo bufo chromosome 1, aBufBuf1.1, whole genome shotgun sequence encodes these proteins:
- the LOC120989289 gene encoding olfactory receptor 11A1-like, which produces MNQTSITEIVLRGFGNLHDFKFFFICLCLLMYMVTVMGNLTIILSVSTSYRLRSPMFFFLGHLSFSDILVTSNVVPVMVNVTLADGGSLFLTGCIAQFFFFGSLATTQCLLLTAMSYDRYLAICNPLYYSVIMDHKLYIYLDVGCWSLGFVLTLIPIFLIKTLWFCGPNVIDHFFCDFGPLLELSCSDVSIVKYEVLSLSGIVTIVPFLFIVVTYVYIFVTIMKITSVTGRQKTFSTCSSHLAVVCTYYGALFVIYVVPRRGYSTTVNKVLSLMYTVITPLFNPIIYGLRNQEIKTAMQNYLCAQNMWWK; this is translated from the coding sequence ATGAATCAAACATCTATAACAGAAATAGTCCTCAGAGGGTTTGGAAACCTACACGATTTCAAGTTCTTCTTTATCTGTTTGTGTCTTCTCATGTACATGGTAACAGTGATGGGAAACCTTACCATTATCTTGTCGGTGTCAACCAGTTATCGCCTCCGATCTCCAATGTTCTtctttcttggtcacctctctttctCGGATATATTGGTTACTTCCAATGTTGTCCCAGTCATGGTGAATGTTACTTTGGCAGATGGTGGTAGTTTGTTCCTCACAGGCTGTAttgcacagtttttcttttttgggtcTTTGGCAACTACCCAGTGTCTTCTACTGACAGCAATGTCCTATGACCGATATCTGGCTATATGTAATCCACTGTACTACTCCGTTATTATGGACCACAAACTGTACATATATCTGGATGTTGGGTGCTGGTCCCTTGGGTTTGTGTTAACCCTTAttccaatatttttaataaagacattATGGTTCTGTGGTCCCAATGTCATTGACCACTTCTTTTGTGACTTTGGACCTCTTCTAGAGCTGTCTTGCTCAGATGTCTCCATTGTAAAATATGAGGTGCTGTCACTCTCTGGGATTGTTACCATTGTCCCCTTTTTATTTATTGTGGTCACATATGTTTATATCTTTGTAACTATCATGAAGATCACCTCCGTCACAGGGAGGCAGAAGACATTTTCTACCTGTAGTTCTCACCTGGCTGTAGTATGTACCTATTATGGGGCACTTTTTGTAATATATGTAGTGCCTCGCAGAGGGTATTCCACAACTGTCAACAAGGTATTATCTCTCATGTACACTGTGATTACTCCATTATTCAACCCCATTATATATGGCTTAAGAAATCAAGAAATCAAAACGGCCATGCAGAACTATTTATGTGCTCAAAACATGTGGTGGAAATAA